From the genome of Acropora palmata chromosome 4, jaAcrPala1.3, whole genome shotgun sequence, one region includes:
- the LOC141879760 gene encoding putative ammonium transporter 3 encodes MTIVDISNGTKNEEIGSDDATWILTSAFIIFTMQSGFGLLESGMVSRKNEVNIMVKNAVDVIYGGLSYWIFGFAFSFGMVGGNGFCGFGNFLTDADESQMGQVYSKYFFQLSFSTTATTIVSGAMAERTNLKAYTMYSFLNTLTYSLPAHWIWDGNGWLNKMGAVDIAGCGAVHLVGGVSGLVATLMLKPRIGRFDENAPQMKMASPTNVLLGTFMLWWGWLGFNCGSTFGISGMKWKLASRAAVVTINGSIGGGVMGMAYSYICFKKKVNIPILVTEILSGLVSITAICSLARPWEAILIGALGALLACPGCALLDRLHIDDPVGCVPTHCFAGIWGLISVALFGEKDILENQFSKEYGIFKGGPWRFLGVQMLMIVSVSAWAAATTFLELYLVDRIFGLRVSEADELLGADHVEHGITEDQFTFQGSYDAKDKGTEQLRSVEINVLNELPITSPVDMLQRNENGDKSLRKSASTKRKILRRKWRKALPITKTRSESQRNSDISVQLSYVNGLQNGSTHGGDVLGHHVVVTGETNNVLTTS; translated from the exons ATGACGATTGTGGACATTTCAAACGGGACGAAAAACGAAGAAATAGGTTCGGACGATGCAACGTGGATTCTTACAAGTGCATTCATCATTTTCACGATGCAGTCTGGATTTGGTCTTTTGGAATCTGGCATGGTTTCACGAAAAAACGAAGTCAACATTATGGTCAAGAACGCCGTTGATGTTATCTATGGAGGCTTGTCTTATTGGATCTTTGGATTCGCATTTAGTTTCGGTATGGTCGGTGGAAATGGTTTTTGCGGCTTCGGAAATTTCTTGACGGACGCAGATGAAAGCCAAATGGGTCAAGTGTATTCCAAgtatttttttcagctttctttCTCGACAACAGCGACAACCATTGTCTCAGGCGCTATGGCAGAGAGGACCAATCTCAAAGCTTACACGATGTACTCGTTTCTCAATACGCTGACCTATAGTCTTCCAGCTCATTGGATTTGGGATGGCAATGGCTGGCTCAACAAAATGGGTGCAGTGGATATCGCCGGCTGTGGTGCGGTACATTTGGTTGGTGGCGTGAGTGGCTTGGTAGCCACTTTGATGCTGAAGCCACGGATCGGCCGCTTTGATGAAAACGCCCCACAGATGAAAATGGCGTCTCCAACAAATGTTCTACTTGGAACcttcatgttgtggtggggtTGGCTGGGGTTTAATTGCGGGAGTACCTTTGGAATCAGTGGCATGAAGTGGAAGCTTGCAAGCAG GGCAGCGGTCGTGACCATCAATGGCTCGATAGGCGGTGGGGTTATGGGAATGGCTTACAG ttacatttgcttcaaaaaaaaagtaaatattcCAATATTGGTGACTGAAATTTTGTCAGGGCTAGTCAGCATAACAG CCATCTGTTCTCTCGCTCGTCCTTGGGAAGCAATCCTGATTGGCGCATTGGGTGCCCTGTTGGCATGTCCCGGATGCGCTCTTCTCGACCGTCTTCACATTGATGATCCGGTTGGCTGCGTGCCCACTCATTGCTTCGCTGGTATTTGGGGTTTAATAAGCGTTGCTTTGTTTGGCGAAAAAGACATCCTAGAGAACCAATTCTCAAAAGAATACGGCATCTTCAAAGGCGGTCCGTGGCGATTTCTCGGAGTCCAAATGCTCATGATTGTCTCTGTATCGGCTTGGGCCGCGGCAACAACGTTTCTGGAACTGTATTTGGTTGACAGGATTTTCGGGCTGCGCGTGAGCGAGGCGGATGAACTATTAGGCGCTGACCACGTTGAGCACGGGATTACAGAGGACCAGTTTACGTTTCAAGGAAGTTACGATGCAAAAGACAAAGGAACTGAACAGTTGAGATCTGTCGAGATCAATGTATTGAATGAACTGCCGATAACTTCACCTGTTGACATGTTGCAGAGGAACGAAAACGGCGACAAATCTCTACGCAAGAGCGCCTccacaaagagaaaaatccTTCGTCGGAAATGGCGAAAAGCTCTACCAATTACCAAAACGCGAAGCGAGAGCCAACGGAACAGTGATATTTCGGTGCAATTGTCGTATGTCAATGGGCTACAGAATGGTAGCACCCATGGAGGAGATGTGCTTGGACATCACGTGGTGGTCACAGGAGAAACTAACAATGTCTTAACAACAAGCTGA
- the LOC141879766 gene encoding uncharacterized protein LOC141879766: MECNILLTLTVLGLLKRATADCAKNNTYNDDIKLDAQEGQLSNPDYPEYFTDNIQCTWLIRVARRHSIELEFEFFDVRPQVSCSERPQTSCIEIHDGLDPDSRSLGVFCGRKKPEKTASSDNEMLVRFKTSGYRSTKFKANYRAIKDSPSALLVVAGVSTIVGLMVILLLLTLYLKRKRRNSDEENTSLAGTQNQDNRPNCASAARATSGKFEQNTELQFSPDTRNESVRHEDNNTLLPGFRSEEKQPNCASGTLPENPLHQVSSVIEQTEMHEQSMFEKHQVNYCPMSERKRSQSLGAFAKSNLTPVVE; encoded by the exons ATGGAGTGCAACATTCTCTTGACTCTGACAGTACTTGGTTTGC TGAAAAGGGCAACCGCAGactgtgcaaaaaacaacaCCTACAATGACGACATTAAATTAGATGCACAGGAAGGTCAGCTCAGCAATCCTGACTATCCTGAGTACTTTACCGACAACATTCAGTGCACGTGGTTAATCAGGGTTGCTAGGAGACACTCGATTGAACTGGAGTTCGAATTCTTCGACGTGAGACCGCAAGTATCTTGCTCCGAGAGACCGCAAACAAGTTGCATTGAAATTCATGATGGACTTGACCCGGACAGCAGATCCCTGGGCGTATTTTGCGGGAGAAAAAAACCGGAGAAAACCGCTTCTAGTGACAACGAGATGTTGGTCAGATTTAAAACAAGCGGCTACAGATCTACGAAGTTTAAGGCGAATTATCGAGCAATTAAGG acTCTCCATCCGCGCTTTTGGTGGTTGCCGGAGTGTCCACTATAGTTGGCCTTATGGTGATTTTACTACTTTTAACGCTCTATCTaaaacgaaaacgaagaaactCTGACGAAGAGAATACGTCTTTGGCTGGAACTCAAAATCAAGACAATCGACCGAACTGCGCAAGCGCAGCTAGAGCTACATCCGGAAAGTTTGAACAAAATACAGAACTTCAGTTTTCTCCGGACACGCGGAATGAGTCAGTGCGTCATGAAGACAACAACACATTATTACCTGGGTTTCGAAGCGAGGAAAAACAGCCGAACTGCGCATCCGGGACATTACCAGAAAACCCACttcatcaggtttcttcaGTGATAGAACAAACAGAAATGCATGAGCAGTcaatgtttgaaaaacatCAAGTAAACTATTGCCCAATGAGTGAAAGAAAGCGTTCGCAATCGCTTGGCGCCTTTGCAAAGAGTAATCTCACTCCCGTTGTTGAATAA
- the LOC141879580 gene encoding dorsal-ventral patterning tolloid-like protein 1 yields MKSSKLYGGFTATYEAVKDVPSPYSCFDSVELGLDRNGSELASFDFPLPYPNNAKCSWVIAAPIGHVVRLEFHSFALQESRGCQADYVEVKEGFAEARPTVIARFCGKSLPLAVQSKYPKMYVDFVSDILERYPGFHAKYYFVPDPAVGPCNQDGVDNFIPLSGATGQIFSPRYPRLPPPRNISCTWIITVPQGQFVKLRVNRLKQDSGCSLLSVRDGRDLSSPLVKSFCEWDIFGLPRSYFSSGRYLLVHFYSPSLYWWFEAEFVAINQLPAPYSCTRKDLSGELSANSGNLASYNYPLSYEDQISCSWKITAGLFKRIVLSFDAFNLSDPNPECLDYVQIGEEKLDNNRDSTTKFCGSMKPAPVTSSSEELYVWFIASGKTNHPGFKASYETEVSPLGIGVIVACCLGGTLVFIIIGNIGFKYFKARRKRGSADRNRGREDLRELCQEESL; encoded by the exons ATGAAGTCTTCAAAACTCTATGGCGGGTTCACGGCAACGTATGAGGCTGTCAAAGATGTTCCTTCCCCGTACTCATGTTTTGATTCGGTAGAGTTGGGCCTGGATCGAAACGGAAGTGAGCTTGCAAGCTTTGACTTTCCACTACCTTACCCTAACAACGCCAAGTGTTCGTGGGTAATCGCAGCGCCTATTGGTCACGTTGTCCGGTTGGAGTTTCATTCCTTTGCGTTACAAGAATCGCGAGGTTGCCAAGCAGACTATGTGGAAGTCAAAGAGGGCTTTGCTGAAGCGAGGCCGACTGTTATTGCCAGATTCTGCGGCAAGTCGCTTCCTCTAGCGGTTCAATCCAAGTATCCTAAAATGTACGTGGATTTTGTATCGGACATCTTGGAAAGATACCCTGGCTTTCATGCAAAATATTACTTTGTTCCTGATC CGGCCGTTGGACCATGTAATCAAGACGGAGTTGACAATTTCATCCCTCTCTCTGGTGCAACAGGGCAAATCTTCTCGCCTCGATATCCACGGCTCCCTCCCCCCCGGAACATCTCATGCACTTGGATTATTACAGTACCCCAGGGACAATTTGTGAAATTGCGGGTAAACCGACTCAAGCAAGATTCGGGTTGCTCTCTCCTTTCTGTTCGCGATGGCAGAGACTTATCGAGTCCTTTGGTGAAATCGTTCTGTGAATGGGACATATTTGGGCTTCCAAGGTCGTATTTTTCCAGCGGTCGCTATCTTTTAGTTCACTTCTACTCTCCATCGTTGTATTGGTGGTTTGAAGCAGAGTTTGTGGCGATAAATCAAT TGCCTGCCCCTTATTCCTGCACAAGAAAGGACCTCAGCGGAGAATTGAGCGCTAATTCAGGGAACTTAGCAAGCTACAACTACCCTCTCTCATACGAAGATCAGATCTCGTGTAGTTGGAAAATCACAGCGGGACTTTTCAAGAGGATTGTACTGTCGTTTGATGCATTCAATCTGTCTGACCCCAATCCCGAATGTTTGGATTACGTTCAAATAGGAGAGGAAAAATTGGACAATAATAGAGATAGCACAACAAAGTTTTGTGGATCAATGAAACCTGCGCCTGTCACTTCCAGCAGTGAGGAACTGTATGTGTGGTTCATTGCCAGCGGAAAAACGAATCATCCCGGATTTAAAGCGAGCTATGAAACAGAAG TTTCACCGCTGGGTATTGGTGTTATCGTGGCTTGTTGTCTTGGAGGAACCCTTGTGTTTATTATAATCGGAAATATTGGcttcaaatatttcaaggCACGACGAAAACGAGGTTCGGCTGACAGAAATCGAGGGAGGGAGGATCTACGCGAACTGTGCCAAGAGGAGTCTTTAtaa